CATGTAAATAATGGGTCATTATTGCCAGGCTAATTAAATACGGCGAGATTTAACAGTTTTGACAGAGCAGCAAGATCCAAACCTATCCAAGTCCGGAACGCCGCGGTTGGCGCCACCTGGCGGTAATTGTCTGCTTCAGCTTGAATAAGGATGGTGGTGTTCTGGGTCCTCTCCGTAGTGATTCCAGGAAGCTCCAGGTAGTAGACCTCATTTCCTTGATCCGATTTAGGGGGTTTGGCCCGGGATCTGGGGCAAGGTGACCCGTTCTTCTTTTTCCTACTTCCCAAGCAGAATTGCAGGTTGAGGTGAAGGTAGTCTGGGTCGAGTCCACATGGGGAGCACTGGCATCCAGGGGCTGCCTCCTGGGACAGCGGTCTCAGCAGCTGTCTGCACAGAGTCCTGGGGTTCAGGAACCTAATGTCCCTCAGTTCAATAGGGAAGTATTTGGAAGAAGAGTTTGATGCATTGGTTAGTGATTTTCATTCTAGAACAAAAATTATGTTGTTAAAATAGAGTTGctggaatcttttaaaaacttttttttttgtaagattttatttatttatttgacagagatcacaagtacgcagagaggcaggcggagagagagaggaggaagcaggctccctactgagcagagagcctgtgcggggctccatcccagaagtctgggatcatgacctgagctgaaggcagaggctttaacccattgagccacccaggcgcccctcttttaaaaaactttttaagggAATTCAACAGAATAATCCAGTTCCAGGTGTCAATGACCATAttggcttaaaatatttttcattttcatttaaaatgttttcatcacctgtgcacacatgcatgcttgAATACCAACctgtacacatgcatatatatggtacagtcacacacacacacacacacacacacacacacacacagaaggtattctaccttgtttttcaaatggaaaattaGCCACGTAGTGACACTTTTATGTGCCATATCCCCactacttcctctttttttttaatgttgttagtACAAATAGTGTACATGGTGCAATTTATTTAATAGTTCTAGTTGTTAATGATTTatatctttcctattttcttaaaaagatttgatGTGGTTTATGATACTGAATCCTATATAAAGCAAGACAgtaaaaaaattatgagattgAAAAAACTATCAAGAGGAGAGATTTGCAAGAGGTAAGTTAAACAGTCACAAGTTTAACTTTGGGTTTCTTgggcaacaaaaagaaacaagatggacCATTGCCCCTGGAGTCTCACCAAGGTATAGTCTGACTGGAAGGACTCCCAGGTGAGCAGGATAAATGGAGACAAAGGGTCACTCAGTGACGGCAGCTGGAGACCTCAAAACAAGAAGAGTGGCCTCATAAGGACGTGGATGAGAGGCCACACTCTGCAAGTCACAAAAGCATTCCGACTGGGCAAACCATGCCTAGTGACCCCAAAGAGAAACCCAGGAGACAAAAGAGCATTCCTGCGTAACAACTGTTGGTCACAGCTGGAATTCCAGGGGAGGCCATGGGGTGAGAAGGAAAGCAGGGTTTTGAGGACCAGAGATGCAAAAGACATAACTATATCTCTTTGCCCCAAAAGAAATCTAGGTGCATCTTTCCTCTGAGGGGCACTGAGTCACATGGTGACTCTGGATTTTGCAAATGACACAGAAATGTTCTTCTCATAAATGCTTCCCCTAAGATCCCTCTACAAAAGATAGAAACCATGGATTTAAAAGGCAGGGTAAGAGCTAAATGTGTTTTGTGAAATCAATAGCATTTCTATATATCACTGAGAAGCTATTAGGaaatataatgagaaataaattccagatgcagtagcaaaaaaaaaagagaaaaaagaaaaagtatttgggATTAATTTTTATGAGAAATGTATATGACCTCTACAAAGAAATTCCAAAAATTTAAGgagagttttaaatatttgattaatgGAAAGGTACACCGTATTGAAAAAGTAAATAGCAtaagatgtcaattcttcacaaattagTTTATAGATCAGTGACAAAAATCCAACAGGACTATTTTTAggggaagaagacaaaaatattttcaagttcatGTGAAACAATAGACAaaggtgaaaatataaaataacttccAAAAAAGCAGTAGTAACACTGGTGGGATAGAGAGAAGAGTCCTGCATAGTAGAAGATTCTAAAGCAGTATTTAAATAGTATGGTACTCTTTCAAAATCAGACAGATCATTGGACTATAAAAGATGATGTAAACCCTATTACATATAAGAATTTAATATGTGATCTTTCACAAAGACATCACCAAATAATACAGAAGAGAACAATAATTTAATTAATGATATTGAAATAGTTAGCAATTTGGTAGAAAAATTATTTAGACCTTTATCTCACACACACATCCCAATACATTTCAAACAGATTTagtctttatatataaaactcaggccatttttcaaaaagcagaagaaaataaaacaaatatttatcaaacttcTGAGGGGCAGTCCAAACTTGGGAGTGACTGAATGAATCACAAGAGTGAGAGATTTCACTGCACACAATTTAAAACttcctcacattaaaaaaaaaaaaaaaagacgaaagaCAAATAGACTGGAAAAACTATATATACAACAAGCACAAAGGCAGGGGttaatatttttcaactttatgtaataaaatttaaGCAAATTAGCAAGAAGGCCACTAAGACTGCTAAGGATAAAAACGAGCAGAGGACATTAATAGGAGAAATTCCTggaacacttgggtggctcagtcagttaagcatctggttcttgatttcaactcaggtcatgatctcagggtggtgagatcaagccccatatcaagcttcctgctcaggggaacTCTGCTtaggcttctctccctctccctctgccttatcCCCAGCTCATGagcatgtgtgctctctcattctctctctcaaaataaatttaaaaaaaattttttggggaggggcacctgggtggctcagtgggttaaagcctctgctttcagttcaggtcatgatcccagagtcctgggatctagccccgcatcgggctctctgctcagcagggaccctgcttctgaAATGCCCAAATTCCGAGACccccccaaagacgaccaccagagtccagagtcaaagccaaacagcaagggtcattTTTTACGAGTTCAAACCCGGACCTCCGCGCACCTGTTATcggtgacgctaagaggtcccGTGCTTGGGATCACAACaccttttatacactatttttggggaggtagggacttagcatacatcatagtatcttgtaacaaatcgccACGTACCGCGGGAAAATCATAAAGCAACTCTATAATATAACTGGCGCGCTACAgagcgggaaaaggctgggaacagattattggttaggtcaaagggctgtcattcttcaaactgcttggtTGGCGCCactagggtatgtgtcacctcaggattggccggggtctccctgtcaagccgcggggtgccagatggttattatctcttgCACCCAGAGCTGGGTGGAGAAGTCTGGGAGCAGTCATTCTGTCATgtccaattctgggtgggggtttctctggcacCAGATGGCTGTTATTTCTCGGCCCAGAGCCGGGTGGGGGGGTCTGGGAGCGGCCATTCTGTCAGGTTCAATTCTGGGCTGgggatgtgtggttacagagtgtctatagaaagtctgctggtatttttccatctcctcatgggttagcaagcgaaggtacagaagcagaaataccGGTAATGGTCATGATTTTATTCCCTAAgcttctcatttcctcctctctctctctctctctctctctgcctacttgtgatctctggctgtcaaatacataaataaaagatttttttttaagattttatttatgtatttgacagcgatcacaagtaggcagagaggcaggcagagagagagagagagaggagaaagcaggctccctgctgagcagagagcccgatgcggggctcaatcccaggaccctgagatcataacccgagacgaagtcagaggctttaacccactgagccacccaggcgccccttaaaaatctttttttaaaaaataggaaaaattgcTCAGcctcaaaagaaatgcaaatgaaaagaacaacaaacattgcattttaatttattaagtgaGTAaaactttaagggaaaaaagatgaCTACCCAGAGTTGAGGAAGGGAAAGATTACTGTGAAAGATATGTTCTTATCCCTCTGATGGTGttagaaaccaagaaaacttATTTCAAAAACAGTTGGTGATATTTATCAAGaagtataaaaacattttatttactattgaCCAGTAATCCTAATAAAATTAAGGTATTTCTGACaaggaaaatcttttaagattAGTTGCATTAAAGAAGTCCTCATTTGTTTGCAGCCACTAGTATATACTTTAAAGCAGATGTGCAAACTTTTTAGGtatctagaaaaaaattcctGCTGCCATTACTTCTGTGGCCCACGGCAAGACATCTTTATTCTCCATATGAATGCATTCTCAGAAGTATTGTAAGCCTGATGGGAAGTTAAAGTAACAACTAAACCTCAGGGTGGCTTagagttctttcttctcttgtaaTGTGGCTGGGCTTTCatctagcaaatatttattgagcacgaTCTATACACACACCACTAGGAGGGCTACATAGATTAATATGACCCAATCCGTGCCCCCCAGGAAGTTTAGAGCCTAGTAGAAGAGTGTGTAAGTCATTTTTAGGAACAGCCAAGCAAAAATTCAAAGTAGAAAAGAAGCAATCACTATTAAAAGTACCAAATGTaacacttctattttaaaatatctgttgtaCATGCTCATCACACCATTTTCAAAGCAAGTTTCTATCATGATAGAGTACTGGTCTTGTATTATTTCCTTagtaaatgaaaatgcaacagaAACTCAGGAGAGAGTCTTTGTAAATAAGCATCCTGAGGTGAACATTCTTCTCGGAGGCTCAGCTGTAGTGAGCTCAGTGAATGTTCCTTGAATGTCTGTTTGTATGAATAGTTCGAACTCTATGTAAACAGAAGAGACTCTTCAGACTACCTGACCCTGAATCCATTCAGAAAGGACCAATCAAACCCAATTAATTCATTATACAGAACTCTGCCAGTTAACAACCTGAAAATGGTGGGCCCCAGGAAGTCTTACTGGTTTCAGGTAGAAACAATAGTTGACGATGTCCCGCAAACCAGCAAGCACCAACAACATTGCCCAGGCCAGGAGGACAGTGCAACAGTTGAGAATGGAAGCCTCCGTTGAGAGAATAAAGGTTTCAAAGGCGTCCGCGGACCTCATGTCCTACTGTGCGGAGCACGCCAGGAGCGACCCTTTGCTGATAGGGATACCGACCTCAGAAAACCCTttcaaggataaaaaaaaaaaaacttgcatcaTCTTCTAGAGGAA
This genomic interval from Mustela erminea isolate mMusErm1 chromosome 6, mMusErm1.Pri, whole genome shotgun sequence contains the following:
- the LOC116592957 gene encoding guanine nucleotide-binding protein G(I)/G(S)/G(O) subunit gamma-12-like, which gives rise to MSRKPASTNNIAQARRTVQQLRMEASVERIKVSKASADLMSYCAEHARSDPLLIGIPTSENPFKDKKKKTCIIF